From one Bradyrhizobium sp. Ash2021 genomic stretch:
- a CDS encoding MFS transporter, with protein sequence MNKQRLIPLIVATALFMENMDSTVIATSLPAIAADIGTSPLTLKLAITSYLLSLAVFIPASGWTADRFGARMVFSIAIGVFMLGSIGCALSTSVTDFVIARILQGLGGAMMTPVGRLVLLRSIDKSALVNAMAWVTVPALIGPVIGPPLGGFITTYFSWHWIFLINIPIGLLGIYMAMKYIDPIRSEDPERFDLKGLLLAGIGLAGIAFGLSVAGLNLLPWTIVAGLVAIGSISMTLYVVHARKTRSPVLDFAMLRLPTLRAAIIGGFLFRLGIGALPFLLPLLMQVGFGLSPFQSGLVTFSSAVGAMGMKTLAARIIRTFGFRNMMTINAVVSSVFLAACALFTVTTPLMLIFIILVVGGFFRSLQFTAINTVAYAEVEPAQMSRATTLVSVNQQLAVSAGVAVGAFSVETNLALHRATELTAGVFAPAFIVVAIISAVSSYFFWQMPDDAGHEISGRQAVEISSRKGAASAAVKAATEDSQDARDQRLG encoded by the coding sequence ATGAACAAACAACGCCTGATCCCGCTCATCGTGGCCACCGCCCTGTTCATGGAAAACATGGACTCGACGGTGATCGCGACCTCGCTGCCGGCGATCGCGGCCGATATCGGCACCAGCCCGCTGACGCTGAAGCTTGCGATCACGTCCTATCTGCTGTCGCTGGCGGTGTTCATTCCGGCCAGCGGCTGGACCGCCGATCGCTTCGGCGCGCGGATGGTGTTCTCGATCGCCATCGGCGTCTTCATGCTGGGATCGATCGGCTGCGCGCTGTCGACTTCGGTCACGGACTTCGTGATCGCACGCATCCTGCAGGGCCTCGGCGGTGCGATGATGACGCCGGTCGGGCGGCTGGTGCTGCTGCGCTCGATCGACAAGAGCGCGCTGGTCAATGCGATGGCGTGGGTGACGGTGCCGGCGCTGATCGGCCCGGTGATCGGTCCGCCGCTCGGCGGCTTCATCACCACCTATTTCTCCTGGCACTGGATCTTCCTGATCAACATCCCGATCGGGCTGCTCGGCATCTACATGGCAATGAAATACATCGACCCGATCCGCAGCGAGGATCCCGAGCGCTTCGACCTCAAAGGGCTGCTGCTGGCCGGCATCGGGCTGGCCGGCATTGCCTTCGGCCTCTCGGTCGCCGGCCTCAACCTCTTGCCATGGACGATCGTCGCCGGCCTCGTTGCCATCGGCTCGATCTCGATGACGCTTTACGTCGTGCATGCGCGGAAGACGAGATCGCCGGTGCTGGACTTTGCGATGCTGCGGCTGCCGACGCTGCGCGCCGCGATCATCGGCGGCTTCCTGTTCCGGCTCGGCATCGGCGCGCTGCCGTTTTTGCTGCCGCTGTTGATGCAGGTCGGCTTCGGCCTTTCCCCGTTCCAGTCCGGCCTCGTGACCTTCTCCTCCGCGGTCGGCGCCATGGGCATGAAGACGCTGGCGGCGCGCATTATCCGCACCTTCGGCTTTCGCAACATGATGACGATCAATGCCGTCGTCAGTTCGGTCTTTCTGGCGGCCTGCGCGCTGTTCACGGTGACGACGCCGCTAATGTTGATCTTCATCATCCTCGTGGTCGGCGGCTTCTTCCGCTCGTTGCAATTCACGGCGATCAACACCGTCGCCTATGCCGAGGTCGAACCGGCGCAGATGAGCCGCGCCACCACGCTGGTCAGCGTCAACCAGCAATTGGCGGTTTCCGCCGGCGTCGCCGTCGGCGCGTTCTCGGTGGAAACCAACCTCGCCCTGCATCGCGCCACCGAACTGACGGCCGGCGTATTCGCGCCGGCCTTCATCGTTGTCGCGATCATTTCGGCGGTGTCGTCGTATTTCTTCTGGCAGATGCCCGACGATGCCGGCCACGAGATTTCGGGGCGCCAGGCGGTCGAGATTTCCAGCCGCAAGGGCGCGGCAAGCGCCGCGGTGAAGGCTGCCACCGAAGATAGCCAGGACGCACGGGACCAGCGATTGGGGTAG